The Paenibacillus sp. FSL R7-0345 DNA segment ATGATCTGACCCGTGAAGAACTGCGGAAGCTTCGTGTGGCCCTGGATCAGAAAGGTTTTACCGAGAAAAATCTGCAAACCGCTTGGCGCGATGCGAAGCAGCAGGACATTGCCGCAGACATCATCAGTTTTATCCGCCAGCAGGCACTTGGTGATCCACTCATCAGTCATGAAGAACGGATCGAGAATGCCATGAAGAAGATTTATGAGATGCGAGTATGGCCGAAGGTGCAGAAGGATTGGCTGAAGCGGATTGAGAAGCAATTATTGCAAGAATCTGTTCTGGACCCGAATCCAGAAAAAGCATTTGATGTGGAACCTTTCCGCAGCAAGGGCGGCTATAAGCAATTAAATAAAATTTTTGATGGTCAATTGGACGAGATTGTTGCTACAATAAACGTTGCGCTATATCCAACCAGACAGAAGGAGCAAGCTTAAACCATGAGGAATCAGGAAATTGTACAAAAGCTTTGGAACCTGTGTAATGTACTGCGTGATGATGGCATCACGTATCACCAATATGTAACGGAACTCACTTATCTGTTATTTCTTAAAATGATGAAGGAAACGAACAATGAGGGGATTTTGCCTGAGCAGTATCGCTGGGATTCGTTAGAAGAGCGCCACGGCCTTGAATTAACCAATCATTACCGCCAACTGCTGCTTGATCTTGGTAAAGAGGGTAACGAGATCATTAAGCAGATCTATATGAATGCCAGCTCTAATATTGATGAACCCAAGAATTTGGAGAAAATTGTGCGTTCCATTGATCAACTTGATTGGTATTCCGCCAAGGAAGAAGGTCTTGGGGATCTTTATGAAGGATTGCTTGAGAAAAATGCGAGTGAAACCAAGTCGGGAGCAGGTCAATATTTTACGCCGCGTCCTTTGATCGATGTGATCGTAAAGCTGGTTGATCCGCAGCCAGGTGAGCGCTGTAATGACCCTGCCGCAGGTACGTTTGGATTTATGATTGCAGCGGATAGCCACATTCGGAGCAAGACTGACGACTACTTTGACCTGAGTGAAAAAGAAGCCGAGTTTCAAAGAAACGAAGCTTTCACTGGGGTTGAGTTAGTTAAGGATACGCATCGCCTGGCGATGATGAATGCTATGCTTCATGATCTGCATGGGGATATTATGCTTGGAGATACGCTTTCCGATCTCGGCAAGAGCTTGAAGAATTACGATGTAATTCTGACCAATCCGCCATTTGGTACCAAGCAAGGCGGAGAGGGACTCACGCGGGATGATTTAACGTTTACAACTTCCAATAAACAGTTGAACTTCTTGCAGCATATCTATCGGGCGTTAAAAGCGAACGGAAAAGCTCGTGCTGCTGTAGTGCTTCCTGACAACGTATTGTTTGAAGGCGGTGCGGGAGCGAAGATTCGAGCAGACTTAATGGACAAGTGTAATCTGCACACAATTCTGCGACTGCCTACGGGGATTTTCTATGCTCAGGGAGTAAAGACGAACGTTCTGTTCTTTACACGGGAGAAGACGGATAAGGATAGTACAAAGGACGTTTGGGTATATGATCTGCGGACGAACATGCCTAGCTTTGGGAAGCGGACTCCGCTGACCACAGCGCATTTTGATGCGTTTGTGGAGGCTTATAAAGCTGAGGATCGAAGTAGTGTGCAGGATGATAGATTTAATGTTTTTACTCGCGAGGATATCCGCAAAAAGGACGACAGTTTGGATATTGGTTTGATCGCAGATGAGTCATTATCTGCTTATGATAATTTGCCTGATCCGATTGATTCGGCGGAATTGGCGATTGCCAAGCTGGATGAAGCTATGACATTGTTGCTGGAGGTTGTGGCGGAGCTTAAAGCGGTAGATAACAAGCCAAAGTACGCTGCTGAGGAAGAGCAAGAGTTTCTTCAGGTTGCTGAAGCGCGTGGAGAGTATAACGTATGAGTAAGAATAAAGGGAAGACGGCGGAGGAATTGTTGCAAGAGGCTCTGGTGCCTGTGGGGGAGCAGCCTTATAATCTGCCTGTTAATTGGATCTGGGTAAAAAGTGAGTATGTTGCAAAATGGGGATCGGGAGGAACCCCATCGCGTAAAAATCCCGAGTATTATGGCGGAGACATTCCATGGATAAAAACTGGTGATTTACGGAATGGAATTATTACAGAAGTTGATGAATGTATTACGGATGAGGGATTAAAGAAATCAAGTGCTAAGATGTTTCCTAAAGATTCTGTAGCTATAGCAATGTACGGCGCAACAATTGGAAAGTTAGGGATATTAGGTTTTGATGCGACTACTAATCAAGCTTGCGCAGTGGGAGTTCCGTTATCAATAACAACGACAAAGTTCCTATTTTATTACTTCTTATCTCAAAAAGATGAATTGATAAGTTTGGGTAAGGGAGGAGCACAACCTAATATATCACAGCAAGTCATTAAGCAATTCCCTTTTGCATTACCTCCATTAGCAGAGCAAGAACGTATTGTACAAAAAACTGAAAAACTCTTGAATAAAATCAATCAAGCCAAACAACTAATCGAAGAAGCTAAGGAAACATTTGAAATTCGCCGTGCGGCAATTTTGGATAAGGCTTTTCGTGGAGAATTGACAGCGAAGTGGCGGGAGGAGAATTTAAGTAAAGCCACTGCGGGCTCCTTTCTCCAAAAAATTGATGAATTTAGGCAGAATAGCAAGACTAAAGTGAAAAAATCAAATGAGAATATCATGACTGAGCCATATAAACTTCCTGAAGGTTGGAGGTGGGTAACACTTGAGGATTTAATCCAGACCTCATCCTATGGGACATCGGCGAAAACAAATGATGATGACGATGTTCCCGTATTACGTATGGGTAATATTATTGACGGGGAATTACATTTAGATAATCTGAAGTACTTACCTTCCGATCACAAAGACGTAGAAAAATATAAGCTTGAAGAGTATGACTTACTGTTTAATCGGACTAACAGTTATGAATTAGTCGGCAAAACAGCCGTTGTTTATGGGCAAGCAACAAATATGACCTACGCTTCTTATTTGGTTAATGTTAGGTTGTTCTATAAGGAGGAAATTGCGGAGTACATTTGTTATTACATCAATGGACACTTTGGAAGGAATTTATTGCTTTCAATGGTTACTCAACAAGTAGGTCAGGCTAACATTAACGCGAGTAAGCTGGCTTCACTTATTGTTCCATTACCTCCTAAAGACGAGATTGTTGAAATTACTAATAAAATTAATTCATTAATTGAAATTGAACGATCTATAGTGAATTCATTGCAGCTAAAGAATGATCTGGATAAGTTAACTGAAGCTATTCTTTATAGTGCTTTTAGAGGGGATTTGGGTACGAATGATGCAAGTGAACCCTCAGAGATCAGCAAATTGTTGGAATTGAAAATTTAGTTTTATAAACTTATACTCGACTTCTTTCGGTAGTCTAATAATATTTTCCAATAACATCCCGCAAACCGCGAAGTGTTCGAATCTCAACCTTCAATTCTTCGTTTGCGGTATGCGACACTATCACGCCATCCTTAGATTGTAGCAACTCCTTAGTTGCTTCTTGAGGATCTTGAATGGCTCGAATCAGTGCGACTTCATCGACAAACTTGGTGTTTCCTTCTTCTGTATGAGATGCAAGGATTTGTAGCTTGACGTATTGATTGGAATAAAACTTCCGAACCTCTTCCCATTGCATGGCTGACACCTCCAATTGGGCTTGTCCCTATATTGTAGCAGAATATTGGCCATAAAAAAGCTCTCCAAAACGATGCTTATCGTTCCTGGAGAGCCTTTTTGCGTAAGCACCTTGAGGATACGAAGCCCAGCCTTCATTCATGATTTTCGTCTCCATCTGCGGCCAGAAATAGAGCATTTCATCGCGCAGCATGGTCATAATATCGCGCTGCCAATCCTCGAGAGTGGTCGAATATTGCTGGATGAACCAGACAATATCCTTTTCCGGCTCAGGCGGGAAGGCCCGTTTGGCGGCAACATCCGGCTCCTGGGGACCGGCTTTGGCCTGATCGAGCTTCCAGAGCTCGCTGTAGGCATTGTCCTCAGGAGGCTTGCCGGCCTGCACATCTTTGTTGGCTCTCATCTTGGCTTCCAGCAGATCGGTTTTGCCGAGCTTGCGCGGCTGGATCAGGCTGGGGTCGATATGCTCCTGGATGGCCAGCACCGAGTCAATGAACCGTTCCACCCGGTCAATGCCATAGGTTACCGAATAACCGGCGATCCGGTCGGCTGTGGCGGACATGCTCTCGACCATATCACGGTTGGACATGGAGAAGCGCATATTATTTTTGAAAAAATCGCAGTGGGCAAGCACATGGGCCACGATCAGCTTGTTCTGGATCAGGGAATTACCGTCCAGCAGAAAGGCATAGCAGGGGTTGGAGTTAATCACGAGTTCGTAAATTTTGCTGAGTCCGAAGTCGTATTGTGATTTCATTTTGTGAAACGTTTTTCCAAAGCTCCAGTGCCCGAACCGGGTAGGCATCCCGTAGGCCCCAAAGGTATAAATAATATCGGCAGGACATATTTCATACCGCATCGGGTAAAAATCCAGCCCGAACCCGGTAGCAATCTCCGTGATCTCGGCAATCGACCGCTCCAGCGCCTTGATTTCATCTTCACTTGGCATGATCCTACTCTCCTTCCAGCTTCCTGTTCTTTTAAAGTATATGGGCGGGAGGGGGAGAGTATGATGAGAGGCATATAGATGTCGCTTTGTATGAAGGAGAAACATTAAACATTACTACCGGGATCAGGGGATTTTCGTCCAGCTCATACCGCATCGGGTAAAAATCCAGCCCAAACCCAACAGCACTCTCCGTAATCCCGGCAATCGACCGTCATAGCCAGTCATCACACACTTATCATCAAAAATTAGCTCCTGCCGTTTACCCATGGTACAATTAGTAAAAACTCATAAACAAAAAGGAGGCCGAACACAGTGTCAAATCCGGTTGAAAAGAAAGTTTATTCCTATGTGGATTGGCTGACATGGGAAGGGAATTGGGAGCTAATCAATGGTACAGCTTACAATATGTCCCCTGCTCCGACGTCTTTACATCAGTTTATTGTAGGAGAGCTTCATTTTGCGCAGCGGACCTTTTTTCAGAACCGGAGCTGTTACGTGTTCGTGGCTCCTTTTGATGTATTTTTTTAGTGAAAGTGGAGAGTATCAGTCACCCGACCATATTACCCAACTCGATCTCTCAGTTATTTGTGCCAAGGACAAGCTATCAAAAAGTGGCTGTAACGGCGCTCCAACTCTAATCATTGAAGTGCTGTCACCTTCTACCGCACTCAAGGATTTTAATGAGAAGTTTAACTTGTATCAGAAGCATGGAGTACAGGAATATTGGATTGTTGATCCCGGAAACAGGACTGTTCACGTGTATACTATGGAGAATGGCAGCTACACGATACGTAATTTATATATAGAGCCGGAAATGATACAATCGGTTGTTTTCAAAGATTTACAAATTCCAACGGGCACACTGTTCAACCTTGAATAAATCAGCTTTATAAAAAATAAGAGCGGCATATCCCCCATTACAGGAGGTACGCTGCTCTTTTCTTTTAATCGGCCAAGCTTTGCCTAACCTCAATACACAAACCGCCGCTGCGCCCAGTAACTGAACACGAAGATCGATACCTCGGTCAGAATCTTCGCAACAGCCAGCGGGATGATCAGCTGCTCGCTGTAGAAGTAGAGCAGGCCGTAGTTGAACAGCAGCACAAGAACGACGAGTGAGAAGTATTTCGGGAGCGACTGGAGGCGCGAACGCTTGCCGCCGCTGAAGACATATCTCCGGTTCACAGAATAATTAAAGATCGAGCTGCACAGTCTCGCGGCGACTACGGACAGGAACAGATTGTGGGTCAGGCGCTGGAACAGGAACAGCAGCACGAAGTCGATCAGCGCCGACAGCAGCGATGAGGTGCTGAACATCAGGATCGGCAGATAGATCCGGAAGGAGTCGGCGAGCGGGCGGAAATGCGATGATTTGTTGTGATCCAGATACACCGTATCTATGAATTCCTCGGTGATGTCGTAGCCCTCCTTGCGGGCGGTCAGCAGCATGTTCATCTCATATTCGAACCGGTCGCCGGGAATCCGGCCCAGCCAGTCCAGCATGGACGGCGGGAAGCCGCGCAGGCCGGTCTGGGTATCGTAGATTTTGCCGCCTGTGGTGAGGGCGAACACTCCGCGGGTCACGGAGTTGCCGAAGCGGCTTCGCAGCGGGATTTTACCGCTGAAGCGGCGGCTGCCCAGTACGATTCCGGGCTTGCTCTGGCTGTGCAGCAGCTCAACAACCCGCTTGATGTCATGGGGCAGATGCTGTCCGTCGCTGTCTGCGCAGACTACATAGCCCGGCAGCCCTTGTTCCTGGATGTAGCGGAATCCGGTCTTGAGCGCCCGGCCTTTGCCGTAATTCACAGGATGGGTAAGCACAGTACAGCCGAATGCTTCAGCTGTCTGGAACAGCCCCCGGTAAGCGGGGCCGCTGCCGTCGTCGACAATGAGAATCGGGCCAAGCCCGTAATCCTGCAGTTTAATGATCAGGTCAAGCAGGCGGTCGTCAGGTTCATAGGCTGGAATTAGTATAGTCATAATCATGGTCACTCCTTAATGTAAAGTATGTCGCTGACGCCGCGCTCCTGGTTTTTACCCTGCGGATTGTTGACCACCCGGCCCATGAAGTACATGGTCGAGGAACCGCCGCCGTCCAGATTGTAAGCTTCTGTTGCCCCGAGATCCTGCATCAGATCCGCAAGCTCGGTTAGTGTCATGCCGCGGCTGTAGCCCTCATTACGCCCGTCAACAACAACGAACACATAATGGTTCGGGGCTATCATACCGATGGCTGTGCGCGGATTGGCATTCTGGATCGAGCGGTTGCCGAAGTTGGTATCGATTTTGACACTGCTGAAATCACTGGTTATTGTCCCGTCCTGAATCAGAATCGGCCCGAATGACAGCGTGTTAGACACTCCCTGCGCCAGCAGCTCGTCAGAGGAAACCTCCTCCTCGTTATAAGTCTCCATTGTTCCATCCTCCAGCAAGGCCATTGCATCCCGCACAGGCTCATCACGGTACACCGTACCATTGCGGATAATCACCCCGTCGTCGCGGAAGCCGTAGTAATCGCCATTAACCGCAAAAATCGCATCATTACCGGAAGCAATCTCCGAAGTCACCTCGGTAATATTCGTACCAAAGCTGTTATCGGCAAAAGCGGACTTCAAACTGCTCGCATCCTTCAGCACAACATCCGCCACATAATACGTGATCTTGTCCGAACCGGACCCTGTCTCTACCTGGTCGATCTTGATCTGAATATCATCGCTGCTGTAGTTCCAGTCGTCGGAGGTAGCATTAACCTCGGCTGAAGAGGAAGCAGTCTCAGTACTTGCGGTGGTACCAGTGCCATTGCTATTGCTATTGCTATTGCTGTCTGCCGAACCGGAAGCTTCATCCGCCACAACGACCTCAACATGCTCGATTAAGTAACGGTCAGCCAGTTTATACACCACTCCGCCGATCACCAGGATTACGGCCAGAATCATGATTCCTGTCTTTTGTTTGAAGCTCAGGGTTTTCTTTTTGTCGATCTTTATCATTTCAGTATCACCTCAGCGTGTAAGTTCTTAAGTTGGATCATACGCGCCGTACCTTTAATGAACCTGAAATGAGAGACGGGGATGAAAGAGGAAGATACTGCCTGACCGGCAAGTTTAAATAATTGGGTAGTAAGAGCCGTAGCGGCTTGGTATACTCAAACGATAGACAAACTTTTCCAGAGTGAATAAGGAGGGGCCAAACCAATGCCATTTTCATCAAAAAACAGCCGGCCGCACATGCCCCAATCTGTACAAGGGAAGACGGTCCGCTGTGGAGTGCTGACGTTGACCATTCTCCTCGTAATGACACTTCTGCAGGGCTGCTTCCTCACGGACAGAAGGGCTGCCCCGGGTAAGCTCAGCCATGAGATTAATGAGCAGGAAGATGTGGTCAATTTCCTTGGAACAGGATTGATTAACCTGAACAAGCTGGATGAATTCCTGGAGCGGAAAACCGGCAGCCAGCGGATTATCCAATATACAATTGAAGGTGACCCGATCTTCACGGAGCTGCGGTACGAAGGAGATCAGCTTAGCGTTACTTATGACAACACGGAAGACGCTTTTGGCTCTAAAGAGATAAGGGTGTATAACTGTTCAGCGCTATCGAGACAAGAGGGAAGCACAGAGCTGAGATATACAGTGACAGGCTGCGAAGGAGAATTTCCGGAAGCTGAACTGCTGCGGGTCAATTACGGGCTGACTGGGCAGACCGGTTTTGGTTTTGTGCTGAAATACGGGGTGAACCGGAGGAACGAAATTAATACACTGGAACAACGGCTGGTTAAGGACCTCCAGGACGGTACAACAGTCGAAGCCGCAGAATTCAGGCTGCCGCACTCACAGCTGCAGAGCATTTACCGTGAGCTGGTGCTGGCTGGTTACACGCAGGACAAGACATTAACCGAGGCGTGCAATATCAAACCGGCTGTGACCTACGAACTTCAGGTTAAAATGAGCGATAACGCACGGAATTTTGTCTGGAGCGAATGCGATCAAAGCGCGGATGGTAAGGTAATGACTGCTCTGGCACAGAGCATCATCAGTGAGGTGCAGGAAAGCGAGTTTTATCAGGCGCTGCCGGAGACGAAGGGGTATTATGAATAAGAGTTGTTAAGGAGGTAGAGCAATGCAACAGCGTGTACTGCTGATTGAAGATGATGAAGATATAAGCAGAATGGTAAGCTCTTATCTGGCAAAAGAGGGCTATGAGGTCGAGCAGGTGTTTGACGGGGAGGCTGCCGAGCGCAAGGTTCGCAGCGGAGCCGCTTATGATCTGGTACTGCTGGACCTGATGCTGCCGAAGCGCAGCGGGATGGATGTGCTGCAGAGCATCCGCGCAGGAAGTCTGGTGCCGGTGCTGATTATGTCTGCCAAGGACAGCGACGTGGATAAGGCACTCGGACTGGGCTTCGGCGCGGATGATTATATTACCAAGCCGTTCTCGATGATTGAGCTGGCCGCCAGAGTGAAGGCGGCGATCCGCCGGGCGGGCTATGCGGCAGTAGGTGCTCCCGGCAAAGAGGAGCCGGCTGCAGCCGCAGAGCAGCAAGCCAGGGTTATACCGCTGCGCGGGCTGACGGTGAACCTGGACACTTTTTCAGCACAAAAGCAAGGGGAAGAGGTCAAGCTGACGGCCAAGGAATTCCAGATTCTGAAGCTGTTCGCCGCCAATCCGGGCAGAGTGTACACAAAGGCGCAGATCTACAGCCTGGTCTGGGAAGATGATTATTACGGCGACGAGAACGTCATCAATGTACATATGCGCAGACTGCGCGAGAAGATTGAGGATGATCCTTCCCATCCGGAATACATAAAAACACTGTGGGGCATCGGCTATAAACTGGGAGATGTGCTGCCATGATCCCTTTTCTCGGCGGCATTGTTGTAGTGCTTCTGTTCATTATCCTGTGGCAATCTTTGCGTTTGCGGGAGCACGGGCGCCAGCTGCAGTACATCCGGACCAAGCTGGAAAGTATTATAGCGAGCGGCTCGCATGAACGGCTGCTGCTGTTCAACAGTGATCCGGCGCTGCAGCAGCTGCTGGCTACCCTTAATGCTCTACTTAATGTCAATCATAAAGGCGCTGTGGAGAGGGCTCAGCTGGAGCAATCCATGCGCCATATGCTGGCTAACATTTCCCATGACCTGAAGACGCCGCTGACCGTTGTGCTCGGGTATATCGAGACCCTGCTTCAGGATCACGATCTGCCTGCCGGGGAACGGGAGAACATGCTGCGGACCATTCATTCCAAAGCGCAGGAAGTCATTACGCTGATGAACCGTTTTTTTGACCTGGCCAAGCTGGAGTCAGGGGACAAAGAAATTCCGCTTACACGGGTAGAGCTGGGCGAGCTGTGCCGCCGCAACATACTGTCTTTCTATGACCTTCTCAGCGCCGGGGGCAGCGATGTGCAGATCGAGATCCCGGATGAGCCGCTGTATATTTTGGGCAATGAGGAGGCGCTGGACCGTGTGCTCGGCAACCTGC contains these protein-coding regions:
- a CDS encoding N-6 DNA methylase, whose translation is MRNQEIVQKLWNLCNVLRDDGITYHQYVTELTYLLFLKMMKETNNEGILPEQYRWDSLEERHGLELTNHYRQLLLDLGKEGNEIIKQIYMNASSNIDEPKNLEKIVRSIDQLDWYSAKEEGLGDLYEGLLEKNASETKSGAGQYFTPRPLIDVIVKLVDPQPGERCNDPAAGTFGFMIAADSHIRSKTDDYFDLSEKEAEFQRNEAFTGVELVKDTHRLAMMNAMLHDLHGDIMLGDTLSDLGKSLKNYDVILTNPPFGTKQGGEGLTRDDLTFTTSNKQLNFLQHIYRALKANGKARAAVVLPDNVLFEGGAGAKIRADLMDKCNLHTILRLPTGIFYAQGVKTNVLFFTREKTDKDSTKDVWVYDLRTNMPSFGKRTPLTTAHFDAFVEAYKAEDRSSVQDDRFNVFTREDIRKKDDSLDIGLIADESLSAYDNLPDPIDSAELAIAKLDEAMTLLLEVVAELKAVDNKPKYAAEEEQEFLQVAEARGEYNV
- a CDS encoding restriction endonuclease subunit S; this translates as MSKNKGKTAEELLQEALVPVGEQPYNLPVNWIWVKSEYVAKWGSGGTPSRKNPEYYGGDIPWIKTGDLRNGIITEVDECITDEGLKKSSAKMFPKDSVAIAMYGATIGKLGILGFDATTNQACAVGVPLSITTTKFLFYYFLSQKDELISLGKGGAQPNISQQVIKQFPFALPPLAEQERIVQKTEKLLNKINQAKQLIEEAKETFEIRRAAILDKAFRGELTAKWREENLSKATAGSFLQKIDEFRQNSKTKVKKSNENIMTEPYKLPEGWRWVTLEDLIQTSSYGTSAKTNDDDDVPVLRMGNIIDGELHLDNLKYLPSDHKDVEKYKLEEYDLLFNRTNSYELVGKTAVVYGQATNMTYASYLVNVRLFYKEEIAEYICYYINGHFGRNLLLSMVTQQVGQANINASKLASLIVPLPPKDEIVEITNKINSLIEIERSIVNSLQLKNDLDKLTEAILYSAFRGDLGTNDASEPSEISKLLELKI
- a CDS encoding bifunctional glycosyltransferase family 2/GtrA family protein — protein: MTILIPAYEPDDRLLDLIIKLQDYGLGPILIVDDGSGPAYRGLFQTAEAFGCTVLTHPVNYGKGRALKTGFRYIQEQGLPGYVVCADSDGQHLPHDIKRVVELLHSQSKPGIVLGSRRFSGKIPLRSRFGNSVTRGVFALTTGGKIYDTQTGLRGFPPSMLDWLGRIPGDRFEYEMNMLLTARKEGYDITEEFIDTVYLDHNKSSHFRPLADSFRIYLPILMFSTSSLLSALIDFVLLFLFQRLTHNLFLSVVAARLCSSIFNYSVNRRYVFSGGKRSRLQSLPKYFSLVVLVLLFNYGLLYFYSEQLIIPLAVAKILTEVSIFVFSYWAQRRFVY
- a CDS encoding phosphodiester glycosidase family protein — protein: MIKIDKKKTLSFKQKTGIMILAVILVIGGVVYKLADRYLIEHVEVVVADEASGSADSNSNSNSNGTGTTASTETASSSAEVNATSDDWNYSSDDIQIKIDQVETGSGSDKITYYVADVVLKDASSLKSAFADNSFGTNITEVTSEIASGNDAIFAVNGDYYGFRDDGVIIRNGTVYRDEPVRDAMALLEDGTMETYNEEEVSSDELLAQGVSNTLSFGPILIQDGTITSDFSSVKIDTNFGNRSIQNANPRTAIGMIAPNHYVFVVVDGRNEGYSRGMTLTELADLMQDLGATEAYNLDGGGSSTMYFMGRVVNNPQGKNQERGVSDILYIKE
- a CDS encoding DUF4362 domain-containing protein; its protein translation is MPFSSKNSRPHMPQSVQGKTVRCGVLTLTILLVMTLLQGCFLTDRRAAPGKLSHEINEQEDVVNFLGTGLINLNKLDEFLERKTGSQRIIQYTIEGDPIFTELRYEGDQLSVTYDNTEDAFGSKEIRVYNCSALSRQEGSTELRYTVTGCEGEFPEAELLRVNYGLTGQTGFGFVLKYGVNRRNEINTLEQRLVKDLQDGTTVEAAEFRLPHSQLQSIYRELVLAGYTQDKTLTEACNIKPAVTYELQVKMSDNARNFVWSECDQSADGKVMTALAQSIISEVQESEFYQALPETKGYYE
- a CDS encoding response regulator transcription factor → MQQRVLLIEDDEDISRMVSSYLAKEGYEVEQVFDGEAAERKVRSGAAYDLVLLDLMLPKRSGMDVLQSIRAGSLVPVLIMSAKDSDVDKALGLGFGADDYITKPFSMIELAARVKAAIRRAGYAAVGAPGKEEPAAAAEQQARVIPLRGLTVNLDTFSAQKQGEEVKLTAKEFQILKLFAANPGRVYTKAQIYSLVWEDDYYGDENVINVHMRRLREKIEDDPSHPEYIKTLWGIGYKLGDVLP
- a CDS encoding sensor histidine kinase translates to MIPFLGGIVVVLLFIILWQSLRLREHGRQLQYIRTKLESIIASGSHERLLLFNSDPALQQLLATLNALLNVNHKGAVERAQLEQSMRHMLANISHDLKTPLTVVLGYIETLLQDHDLPAGERENMLRTIHSKAQEVITLMNRFFDLAKLESGDKEIPLTRVELGELCRRNILSFYDLLSAGGSDVQIEIPDEPLYILGNEEALDRVLGNLLSNAITYGADGGVLGLKLFFKEDKVCIEVWDKGKGIAEGHQDKIFERLYTLEDSRNRDYQGSGLGLTITKRLTEQMNGSITLTSKPYVKTAFTVSFRRLEF